In one Diprion similis isolate iyDipSimi1 chromosome 6, iyDipSimi1.1, whole genome shotgun sequence genomic region, the following are encoded:
- the LOC124407229 gene encoding palmitoyltransferase ZDHHC23-B, whose amino-acid sequence MNILERLRAPCGWRGGAKQLSVDAVIPLIAVPVLSFAAAQTLLCTIITFVTTPILVYYLHHNFLRFLLRTKFFLMWNITSVVLLMLVFEITVVPLLEILPEENWVFVISVVGGIGCAYQTRVKADSGNQDAASSHLIELGDTGGELCSTCRRRAPPLAHHCRMCQTCVIRREYHCKWLDCCVGGSNLRWYMGCLLFSAIAFIYGSNLTMTSVCHPFIFIGTILLPDDCSDVYHQLDIALCFVSAIYSLFAGLAVLRCFLYHLWLIWIGTTANERRLALAGGGASYGQDMLKNFGHIFCCKAC is encoded by the exons ATGAATATCCTGGAGAGGTTGAGGGCGCCTTGTGGATGGCGAGGAGGCGCCAAGCAGCTCTCCGTCGACGCTGTTATCCCCCTGATCGCGGTGCCCGTCCTGTCCTTTGCCGCTGCCCAGACGCTGCTCTGCACGATAATAACGTTCGTAACAACGCCGATACTGGTCTACTACCTGCACCATaattttctccgttttttacTGAGAACAAAGTTCTTTCTCATGTGGAATATAACCAGCGTTGTACTGCTGATGCTGGTTTTCGAAATAACCGTTGTACCGTTGCTAGAAATTCTCCCAGAGGAGAACTGGGTCTTTGTCATTAGTGTCGTCGGCGGCATTGGCTGCGCCTACCAAACCAGAGTCAAGGCTGACTCCGGTAACCAGGATGCGGCCTCGTCTCATCTTATCGAACTCGGCGACACCGGAGGCGAGCTTTGCTCGACTTGCAGGAGACGAGCTCCTCCCCTTGCTCATCACTGTCGCATGTGCCAAACTTGCGTAATTAGGAGGGAATATCACTGTAAATG GCTGGACTGTTGTGTGGGGGGCAGTAACCTCAGATGGTACATGGGCTGCCTATTATTCTCAGCCATAGCTTTTATCTATGGTTCTAATCTCACCATGACCAGCGTCTGCCAtcctttcattttcattgGTACCATTCTCCTGCCCGATGATTGCAGCGATGTTTATCACCAGCTGGA CATTGCTCTCTGTTTCGTATCGGCGATCTACAGTCTTTTTGCTGGGTTGGCAGTATTGAGGTGTTTTTTGTATCACTTATGGTTGATTTGGATTGGTACAACAGCGAATGAAAGACGTCTTGCTCTGGCGGGCGGTGGTGCTTCTTATGGTCAagatatgttgaaaaattttggtcaTATATTTTGTTGTAAAGCTTGCTGA